TATAGCGCCTCTTGATATCTTGGGCGGTGGCAGCGCCCGTCAAGCCCAGGGCATCGAAGGCTTTTGCTTCCAGCGTCTTCAACTTTCGCGCCTGCGGCTCGAACCGCGACGCATTGCCGCGCCCTTGCGAGACAAAGCCGAAAGGGTCCCTCATCCGCGCCTGCGCCGTGGCCGAGCCGGAGCGCTGGGTGGAGTGAATGGGTGATCCCTTGGCCGCCTTGTTGACACCAACCGTCCAGGTCGGGCGATGGCCGGTGATCGCCTCCTTCTGGTAGCGGGCAATTTCGCTGTCGGACAGACCGGAGAAGTAATTGTATCCCTTGTTGTATTCCTTCACATGCTCGAAGCAGAACAGGAAAAACTTGCCTTCGGCATTGCGACCCACCGGTGCCCGGTGCACGCCCGGTCGCTCGCAGCCGTCCCACTGGCACGTGGTGACAGGCGGCTCCGGTTCCGCATCCTTCTTGCGGCGCGTTCTGATCTTGTCGAAATATTTTGAGTCGAGTTTCATTGGCAAATTATGAGGCTTTCCCCATCTCACAACAAGAATTGACAAATCATATTGTTCTTGGCCATTTGGAGGCTTTTCTCTAAACGCCCGAATTGGTCAGCAGAATTGGACGCCACCGCATGCAGAGCCACCAGATGTCACTTCGCCAGACGATAGAGCAGAAATTGACACAGGCCTTCCAGCCCGAGCGCCTGCTGGTGATCGATGAAAGCCACCACCATGCAGGACATCAACCTGATATGACCGGCACTGGAGAAACCCATATGCGGGTGCGCATCATCTCAGGCAGTTTTACCGGCCTCAGCCGCCTGGCCCGGCACCGGGCTGTCACCGACCTGTTAAAGCCAGAACTGGATGCCGGCCTGCATGCGCTCGCCATCGAACCATCAGCGCCCGGCGAGGCCACACGCTGGTGAGATCAGCCGGGCAGATTGTCTTGTAGAAAACTCAGCACTTCCGAGGACGGCACATCGTCGGCGACGAAAGACTGTCCGATACCGCGGGTGAGAATGAAGGTCAATTGACCGCCCTTGACCTTCTTGTCCTGGGCAATGGCCTTCATCAACTCTTCTGCGGGCGGCATATCGCCGGGAATCTCAGCGATCCGGGTGGGCAGCCCAACCTCTTTCAAATGGTGCTCGACCCGCTTTGCATCATCAGGGCTGGCCAGATTGAGCCGGGCCGAAAAATCATGGGCCAGCACCATACCGATGGCAACACCTTCCCCATGCACAAGGCGGCGGCTATCATAGCCCGTGGCCGCTTCCAGCGCGTGGCCGAAGGTGTGACCGAGATTGAGCAGGGCTCGGCGGCCATGTTCACGCTCATCAGCCACGACCACATCGGCCTTGGCCTGGCAGGACAGCGCAATTGCCTGCGTGCGGGCCGCTCCACCGGCAAACACCTCGCGCCAATTGCGCTCCAGCCAA
The Allorhizobium ampelinum S4 genome window above contains:
- a CDS encoding BolA family protein is translated as MSLRQTIEQKLTQAFQPERLLVIDESHHHAGHQPDMTGTGETHMRVRIISGSFTGLSRLARHRAVTDLLKPELDAGLHALAIEPSAPGEATRW
- a CDS encoding J domain-containing protein — translated: MKLDSKYFDKIRTRRKKDAEPEPPVTTCQWDGCERPGVHRAPVGRNAEGKFFLFCFEHVKEYNKGYNYFSGLSDSEIARYQKEAITGHRPTWTVGVNKAAKGSPIHSTQRSGSATAQARMRDPFGFVSQGRGNASRFEPQARKLKTLEAKAFDALGLTGAATAQDIKRRYKELVKKHHPDANGGDRGSEERFRAVIQAYQLLKQAGFC